In the Flagellimonas sp. HMM57 genome, one interval contains:
- a CDS encoding RidA family protein, with the protein MKKIINTPNAPAPIGPYNQAVIIKDTLYISGQIPIDPSTGSLVEGDIKKETKQSMENLKAILSEADMTFENVIKTSIFIKDMHQFSEINEVYGSYFDAETAPARETVEVANLPAFVNVEISMIAVK; encoded by the coding sequence ATGAAAAAAATAATAAATACCCCAAATGCCCCTGCGCCCATTGGTCCATACAATCAAGCTGTTATTATAAAAGATACCCTTTACATTTCTGGGCAAATTCCGATAGACCCTTCCACCGGGTCATTGGTTGAAGGTGATATTAAAAAAGAGACCAAACAGTCCATGGAAAACCTGAAAGCAATCCTTTCTGAGGCCGATATGACTTTTGAAAATGTCATAAAGACTTCAATTTTTATAAAGGACATGCACCAGTTTTCAGAAATTAATGAAGTGTATGGTTCCTATTTTGATGCTGAAACTGCACCAGCTAGAGAAACCGTAGAAGTTGCAAATCTCCCTGCGTTTGTGAATGTCGAGATTTCGATGATCGCTGTTAAATAG
- a CDS encoding N-acetylglucosamine kinase, with amino-acid sequence MILIVDSGATKSDWIALNEKGEQLFLTQTLGLSPEVLTREVIEDRLANNFDISKNKDIVSQLYFYGAGCGTDRMKNFLKEIFKDFFPNAKAEVREDTYAAIYSTTKIGDQGIVCILGTGSNCSYYDGHQLFQKVTSLGYILMDDGSGNFFGRKLLRDYYFHKMPQDLGIRFAKQYNLDADVIKENLYKQPNPNTYLATFARFIIENKEHAYCRGVIDKALQQFVNNYIMQFELATKVPINFVGSIAHFLKDELTTVLERNDLILGVIRQRPIEGLVEFHKETI; translated from the coding sequence ATGATATTGATTGTGGATAGTGGGGCGACCAAATCTGATTGGATTGCCTTAAACGAAAAAGGGGAGCAACTGTTTCTTACCCAAACCTTGGGTCTTAGCCCAGAAGTATTGACACGGGAAGTGATTGAAGATCGTTTAGCGAACAATTTTGACATTTCCAAAAATAAAGACATTGTTAGCCAATTGTACTTCTATGGAGCTGGATGCGGTACAGATAGGATGAAGAATTTTTTAAAAGAAATTTTCAAGGACTTCTTTCCAAACGCCAAAGCGGAAGTTAGGGAGGATACCTATGCAGCTATCTATTCGACCACAAAAATAGGGGACCAAGGTATTGTATGTATTTTGGGTACAGGCTCCAATTGCAGCTATTACGATGGACATCAACTGTTCCAAAAGGTTACTTCTTTAGGATATATTTTGATGGATGATGGCAGCGGAAATTTCTTCGGAAGAAAATTGTTACGGGACTATTACTTCCATAAAATGCCACAAGATTTGGGAATTCGTTTTGCCAAACAATATAATCTTGATGCAGATGTCATAAAGGAGAACTTGTATAAGCAACCCAATCCGAATACGTACTTGGCAACTTTTGCACGTTTTATCATAGAAAATAAAGAACATGCATATTGTCGTGGTGTAATTGACAAAGCTTTACAGCAATTTGTAAATAACTATATCATGCAATTTGAGCTTGCGACCAAAGTGCCCATAAATTTTGTGGGCAGTATTGCTCACTTCTTAAAGGATGAGTTAACAACCGTATTGGAAAGAAATGATTTAATCCTAGGTGTAATACGCCAAAGACCGATTGAAGGACTTGTCGAGTTTCACAAAGAAACTATTTAA
- the gap gene encoding type I glyceraldehyde-3-phosphate dehydrogenase, giving the protein MSNLKIGINGFGRIGRLVFRETVKRDNVDVVAINDLLDVEHLAYLLEYDSVHGRFDGTVEIKDGHLVVNGKTVRITAERDPKSLKWDEVGADIVAECTGIFTTLETAQYHIDGGAKKVVISAPSKDAPMFVMGVNHDDVKASDTIVSNASCTTNCLAPIAKVLNDKFGIEEGLMTTVHATTATQMTVDGPSRKDYRGGRSALLNIIPASTGAAKAVTKVIPELLGKLTGMAFRVPTADVSVVDLTVRLEKETSYEEIKKAFKDASEGAMKGILGYTDEPVVSQDFIGDARTSIFDAGAGMELNSRFFKVVSWYDNEAGYSNKLIDLAVHVANL; this is encoded by the coding sequence ATGTCAAATTTAAAAATAGGAATTAACGGATTCGGTAGAATTGGAAGATTGGTCTTTAGGGAAACCGTAAAAAGAGATAATGTAGATGTCGTAGCAATAAACGATTTGTTGGATGTTGAACACCTCGCGTACTTATTGGAATACGATTCGGTTCACGGAAGATTTGATGGAACAGTTGAGATAAAGGACGGACACTTGGTAGTGAATGGAAAAACTGTAAGAATTACCGCAGAGCGCGATCCAAAAAGTCTAAAATGGGATGAAGTAGGAGCTGATATCGTAGCGGAATGTACAGGAATCTTCACCACCTTGGAAACAGCGCAGTACCACATTGACGGAGGAGCAAAAAAAGTTGTGATTTCTGCACCATCCAAAGATGCTCCAATGTTTGTGATGGGGGTTAACCATGATGATGTAAAAGCTTCGGATACAATCGTATCCAATGCATCTTGTACTACAAACTGTCTTGCACCAATTGCTAAAGTATTGAACGACAAGTTTGGCATTGAAGAAGGATTAATGACAACAGTTCATGCTACTACAGCAACGCAAATGACAGTTGATGGACCTTCCAGAAAAGATTACAGAGGCGGAAGAAGTGCCTTATTGAATATCATTCCAGCATCTACAGGAGCTGCAAAAGCGGTGACAAAGGTAATTCCAGAGCTTTTGGGCAAGCTTACCGGGATGGCCTTCCGTGTACCAACAGCGGATGTTTCTGTTGTGGATTTAACAGTGCGACTAGAAAAAGAAACTTCGTACGAAGAAATCAAAAAAGCATTTAAAGATGCTTCTGAAGGAGCTATGAAAGGTATTCTTGGATATACTGACGAACCTGTAGTATCACAAGATTTTATAGGAGATGCCAGAACCAGTATCTTTGATGCTGGAGCTGGTATGGAACTGAACTCAAGGTTTTTTAAAGTGGTTTCATGGTACGATAATGAAGCCGGCTACTCCAACAAGTTGATTGACTTGGCAGTGCACGTAGCAAACCTTTAA